The following are encoded together in the Culex pipiens pallens isolate TS chromosome 1, TS_CPP_V2, whole genome shotgun sequence genome:
- the LOC120422462 gene encoding microtubule-associated protein futsch isoform X4, with amino-acid sequence MSTKLNIGNTDITTIKDEDVLRRLWHEAQDFGRKREIRAHMYKLREERLKELYNAVEVPVTPTRAELIMEQQNTTSGKFGLTGKGGAVTGGHGDSLPDQSFESFKTKEIRDSESPTRFGTVIPSDNSGWHIKTSEEVSADGKTHTQRSSATTEGTKEVDGGRTSFAGKNEEARSERFEGDEKNFVHSKGDQSATFLAENTVIDGDDGRKIEKKSTSISSSSSSKVIRSQQVIGDDTDFARPEQLGSTSATTSSVQETKSSSHTTRTSSSTQQQEQSLETDGNIASKPLSKDPERVAKAFRLIALPGTIITEDITVINPSTKMITTVKRLEDGTEVTTRTYEKIGEQPSMALENLTKELRSNTELMREYEEIQKAETRASKKDVADKITNLQFIAEERSDTARSEQIKKQQQHEVITTSTTKITSDLDATHDSFARSLRCVSPSESVRSVRSNSGRSSVSPDKSIRGRRSPSRESDTSRFSTHTTTRTSRTDVSTTHKDYMRPTITSERKVSNLTEAYDTVDKTKLKERSERLERSVSPKKVPQNTPDATPSRGPSPDKLSSRPVSKTPKESSPFCSVNSSRAASPIKRDSSPSKITSAKLVRENSSESFNVDTTITVSTKDKTQQQTREDVEVFHTESQLTDLDDITINVKLENVTDDIEVTTTVEEVDVGDQKPSTAKKSPKEKPPLVRSETFEERCRKILGMPGQVEPEADKPEKPETTTSIFSTYDNTLTRSSEIREKRKKIEQEIKTIESETLRAARKTSQLLESERAGETSPTRRQSSPAKPASPVRKHSQSPVRKYSQPSPERRPKDDSPVKKPVESKEASPVRKQSQPSPDRRPKEQTPVKKPTESKESSPVRKQSQPSPDRRPVEKTQAKKPAESPVRKPSQPSPDRRQAKKPEESPVRKRSQPSPDRAPAQKEPSPHRCSRSHERSPVPVEKPKTPSPTKTSTDRTDATTIIRTTRTSKADILVNQKTEGKNMSVTEITIQPVIEVKKADKILTKQTSDSKFERKTTNSRAVTNKSSSDFDVKRKAAYEKTETVVDRSARGKPRTPATSPDKRRTQDTSPTKTTEKSKHHITVAKIKIEPVRKTVQSKFVVEDKSKTAAKTTKTTRKFANETEPESDKDTGISDNEMDDETVTTVTTTTITTTKKHANNQVTDRKDSAPVYRTTGKVEKSYTRSSSDNVLKTANTNNAKKTTTTKTTAATATTTSAKKSVDRPVKCVTTKTINLSAKPMIDSDNLDNVVIDIQQAKSSREPTPNKLIPIPVSPDEDTGKPRYPDTVQEPDDEPKHVPKVSNIPILEETSNEYIGCEITEVEDHEVRAARASRITNLDRVTEDDESLLSVNQKVSKFVEEANRLKDLPTTKTPNRFVRHEYEELDEHLKSDECLLSVSDKVTKFISTAEEVKKIRTSGPFVPECKVTVEVAESDECLLSVNDKVSKFASKTTEEDEEERGIDEKKKKFISSAVAPQKSPELVKNVMKQTTRSELQTQEEAEAEQKTSIVDRYTTATLTKPRDKVPQGVGLRSTEAVKKAKQIFETGNKPAAAELARQKDILSRPSIWEDRRKKEQTTVEKTQSKTVQESNQKDVKLMDIGVYKKAQPKQEPEPKVEEPKPDTTKRRDSGTPKTPAYIRDTVSTKKDMFEKRISSSKIDTSELVKSTTSQEESTELTTSTTKRPSITEKYERTISRETPTPGGKPSYMNHTVSSLEHMNMSSRRESVDNTLLQQEFVETTAVKTSKFGVELKRTDSGRNVLTGSPTKRKSSVDSPVIEDIFDLEALEKMLESVNGYEQRRRIRSQIRLVKKAGEKVTTTTTTTTTMRTNSRVRDASPKRKEPSPTRASLRKGSQDTEVRTVKTVEVEAKKSEPVQRSVSPTKSKPMTNGKTVTSTTTVTTKTSRFGEKVPAKEVKDDGKPIWATGNILKKASETTRTFKTSSTTSTATKKATPVMREVPKETKPTDCITSSYGVGPTDENGLPLFGIRALKKKAAPASDVETKITGSIVTETLYSENGSAPVGERKTTVYSSDAKDLEELNISGSKRNLAEVREKLLERENSRKGLISLTKTEKIGNGSSHVTTEIGTLEDVPQREPKIVRKGSVKELTERFVHKESSSSLLSEKTYPKAGLILRSSTQSHSSRSSTPCEISSIRSGSIDFDENDVELRSGAKSSTAVRESVVTSTSSYATNQEEVEDGGVFFRKSSRQQQTRSFLNDGSRVSGVQDVLERMRNADNVEESGDSAEDREARALLNKFLGASVLMSGMESLLPGGAAKGEDTEPASGTKKVSKVTTTRTVKSTASSSSNAPKPSIENLEQIWDEASLKQLLDSSTNYEERRRIRARLRQIMAEKEACADIVASVTADLQRERQQQQQQPQNDANANASIQEVTTTSTSKVQQQSQDGGVVTTRTTVTTKTVGAAKPMSAMAKFRQLDKQNSVTSQSPPNTLK; translated from the exons TGGCACGAGGCGCAGGACTTTGGCCGCAAGCGCGAGATCCGCGCGCACATGTACAAACTGCGCGAGGAGCGCCTCAAGGAACTGTACAACGCGGTGGAGGTGCCCGTCACGCCAACGAGGGCCGAACTCATTATGGAGCAGCAAAACACGACCTCCGGCAAGTTTGGGCTGACCGGCAAGGGCGGCGCCGTAACGGGCGGCCACGGCGACTCGCTGCCCGACCAGAGCTTCGAGAGCTTCAAGACGAAGGAGATCCGCGACTCGGAGAGTCCCACCCGGTTTGGGACGGTCATCCCGTCGGACAACAGCGGCTGGCACATCAAGACGTCGGAGGAGGTCAGCGCGGACGGTAAGACGCACACGCAGCGCAGTTCGGCCACGACCGAGGGCACCAAGGAGGTGGATGGTGGGAGAACTTCATTCGCAGGGAAGAATGAGGAAGCGCGCAGCGAACGGTTCGAGGGTGACGAGAAGAACTTTGTGCACAGCAAGGGCGATCAGTCGGCAACGTTCCTGGCGGAGAATACCGTGATCGACGGGGACGATGGGCGCAAGATCGAGAAAAAGTCCACCTCGATCTCGTCGTCCTCCTCGTCGAAGGTGATCCGATCCCAGCAAGTCATCGGGGACGATACCGACTTCGCGAGGCCAGAGCAGCTTGGGTCGACGAGTGCGACGACTAGCAGCGTTCAGGAGACCAAGAGCAGCAGTCACACGACCAGAACTTCCAGCAGTACACAGCAGCAGGAGCAGTCGCTGGAGACGGACGGCAACATTGCGAGCAAGCCGCTGTCCAAGGACCCGGAACGTGTCGCGAAGGCATTCCGGTTGATTGCCTTGCCTGGTACGATCATCACGGAGGACATCACCGTGATCAACCCGTCCACCAAGATGATCACCACGGTCAAGCGCCTTGAGGATGGTACAGAAGTCACAACACGAACGTACGAGAAAATTGGAGAACAACCCTCGATGGCGCTGGAAAACCTGACGAAGGAGTTGCGCAGCAACACAGAGTTGATGCGTGAATACGAAGAAATTCAGAAAGCTGAAACTCGAGCTTCCAAGAAGGACGTCGCCGATAAGATCACCAATCTGCAGTTCATCGCGGAAGAACGCTCCGATACGGCACGGTCCGAGCAGATCAAGAAGCAACAGCAGCACGAAGTGATCACCACTTCAACCACCAAGATCACTTCCGACCTGGACGCAACTCACGATTCGTTTGCCCGATCGCTGCGCTGTGTGTCTCCAAGCGAAAGCGTCCGATCGGTCCGCTCCAACTCGGGCAGATCCAGCGTCAGCCCGGACAAGTCCATCCGGGGAAGACGATCGCCTTCGCGGGAGTCCGACACCAGTCGATTCAGCACTCACACCACAACCCGTACCAGCCGTACGGACGTCTCGACGACCCACAAGGATTACATGCGACCCACGATCACGTCCGAGCGCAAGGTGTCCAACTTGACGGAAGCGTACGACACTGTGGATAAAACTAAACTGAAGGAACGATCGGAGCGCTTGGAGCGATCGGTCAGTCCGAAGAAGGTTCCGCAAAACACCCCGGACGCTACTCCATCTCGTGGTCCGTCTCCAGACAAGCTATCCTCTCGACCGGTCTCCAAAACACCCAAGGAATCGTCCCCGTTCTGCTCGGTCAACAGCTCCCGAGCTGCGTCCCCTATCAAGCGGGATTCTTCACCGTCCAAGATCACCTCCGCCAAGCTGGTTCGTGAAAACTCGTCGGAATCGTTCAACGTTGACACCACCATAACCGTCTCGACCAAGGACAAAACCCAGCAGCAGACACGCGAAGACGTCGAGGTGTTCCACACCGAAAGCCAGCTCACCGATCTGGACGACATCACGATCAACGTCAAGCTGGAGAACGTAACCGACGACATCGAGGTAACGACCACCGTCGAAGAAGTCGACGTAGGCGACCAAAAGCCCTCAACCGCTAAGAAATCCCCCAAGGAGAAGCCACCCCTAGTGCGCAGCGAAACGTTCGAAGAACGCTGCCGCAAGATCCTCGGCATGCCGGGCCAGGTAGAACCGGAAGCTGACAAGCCGGAGAAGCCGGAAACAACGACGAGCATCTTCAGCACGTACGACAACACGCTGACGCGCAGCTCGGAGATTCGCGAGAAGCGCAAGAAGATCGAGCAGGAAATCAAAACGATCGAGTCCGAAACGCTGCGGGCTGCCCGCAAAACCAGCCAGCTCCTCGAGAGCGAGCGAGCGGGCGAGACGTCTCCCACCAGGCGGCAGAGTTCGCCAGCGAAGCCGGCGTCACCGGTTCGGAAGCATTCGCAGTCTCCGGTGCGCAAGTATTCGCAACCTTCGCCCGAACGTCGTCCCAAGGACGACTCACCGGTCAAGAAGCCGGTGGAATCCAAGGAAGCATCACCGGTTCGTAAGCAGTCCCAACCCTCTCCGGATCGTCGTCCAAAGGAGCAGACACCGGTCAAGAAACCAACAGAGTCGAAGGAGTCTTCCCCGGTCCGTAAGCAATCGCAACCTTCTCCGGATCGTCGTCCCGTCGAGAAGACGCAAGCTAAGAAGCCCGCGGAATCACCCGTCCGCAAACCATCACAACCCTCTCCCGATCGTCGTCAAGCTAAGAAACCGGAAGAATCTCCAGTCAGGAAGCGATCGCAACCGTCACCGGATCGTGCGCCAGCCCAGAAGGAGCCCTCTCCGCACCGATGCTCCCGTTCGCACGAGCGTTCTCCTGTTCCAGTCGAGAAGCCCAAGACTCCGTCTCCTACAAAGACGTCCACCGACAGAACCGACGCCACCACGATCATCCGAACCACCCGCACGTCTAAAGCCGATATCCTGGTGAACCAGAAGACGGAAGGCAAGAACATGTCCGTCACGGAGATCACCATCCAGCCCGTGATCGAGGTCAAGAAAGCGGACAAGATTCTCACCAAGCAGACGTCGGACAGCAAGTTTGAGCGCAAGACGACCAACAGCCGAGCGGTCACGAACAAGAGCTCGTCGGACTTTGACGTGAAGCGGAAGGCCGCCTACGAGAAGACCGAAACCGTGGTTGATCGAAGCGCTCGCGGCAAGCCACGCACCCCGGCTACGAGCCCGGACAAGCGCCGAACTCAGGACACCAGCCCGACCAAAACAACCGAGAAGAGCAAGCATCACATCACGGTGGCGAAGATCAAGATCGAACCGGTCCGCAAGACCGTCCAGTCAAAGTTTGTGGTCGAGGACAAGTCCAAGACGGCGGCAAAGACGACGAAAACTACGAGGAAGTTCGCCAACGAAACCGAACCGGAGTCGGACAAGGACACCGGAATCTCGGACAACGAGATGGATGATGAGACGGTGACGACCGTCACGACTACTACGATTACCACGACCAAGAAGCACGCGAACAATCAAGTGACAGATCGTAAGGACTCCGCCCCGGTGTACAGAACAACCGGAAAGGTGGAGAAGAGCTACACGCGATCGTCCAGCGATAACGTGCTGAAGACGGCCAACACTAACAACGCAAAGAAAACAACGACCACGAAAACGACAGCCGCCACGGCAACCACGACATCGGCCAAGAAGTCGGTCGATAGACCGGTGAAGTGCGTCACCACCAAAACCATCAACCTGTCCGCCAAACCCATGATCGACTCGGACAACCTGGACAACGTTGTGATTGACATTCAGCAGGCCAAGTCCTCGCGCGAACCGACGCCCAACAAGCTGATCCCGATCCCGGTTTCGCCAGACGAAGACACCGGCAAGCCACGCTATCCGGACACGGTGCAGGAACCGGACGACGAGCCGAAGCACGTGCCCAAGGTCAGCAACATCCCGATTCTGGAGGAAACCAGCAACGAATACATCGGCTGTGAAATCACCGAAGTGGAAGACCACGAAGTCCGAGCTGCCCGTGCCAGTCGCATCACAAACCTGGACCGGGTCACCGAGGACGACGAATCGCTGCTCAGCGTCAACCAGAAGGTGTCCAAGTTCGTGGAGGAAGCGAACCGGCTGAAGGATCTGCCCACGACCAAGACGCCGAATCGCTTCGTACGCCACGAGTACGAAGAGCTGGACGAGCACCTGAAGTCGGACGAGTGTCTGCTGAGCGTGTCGGACAAGGTCACCAAGTTCATCTCGACCGCCGAAGAGGTCAAGAAGATCCGGACGTCGGGACCGTTCGTGCCGGAGTGCAAGGTAACGGTGGAGGTGGCCGAGTCGGACGAGTGCTTGCTCAGCGTGAACGACAAGGTGTCCAAATTCGCTAGCAAGACAACCGAGGAAGACGAGGAAGAGCGCGGAATCgacgagaagaagaaaaagttcatctCGAGCGCTGTCGCGCCGCAAAAGTCGCCGGAACTGGTGAAGAACGTGATGAAGCAGACTACGCGGTCGGAGCTGCAAACACAAGAGGAAGCTGAAGCTGAACAAAAGACGAGCATCGTCGACAGATACACAACGGCAACGTTGACCAAGCCGCGGGACAAGGTCCCGCAAGGTGTGGGCTTGAGAAGCACGGAAGCTGTCAAGAAGGCGAAGCAGATCTTCGAGACTGGCAACAAGCCAGCCGCAGCGGAGCTGGCCAGACAGAAGGACATCCTGAGCCGTCCATCAATTTGGGAGGATCGTCGCAAAAAGGAGCAGACAACCGTTGAGAAGACTCAATCGAAAACGGTTCAAGAAAGCAACCAGAAGGATGTCAAGCTGATGGACATCGGTGTGTACAAGAAGGCACAGCCCAAGCAAGAGCCGGAACCGAAGGTTGAGGAACCTAAACCGGATACGACGAAGCGTCGCGACAGCGGAACTCCGAAAACACCGGCTTACATCCGGGATACCGTGTCCACCAAGAAGGACATGTTCGAGAAGAGAATCTCCTCGTCGAAGATCGACACGAGCGAGCTGGTAAAGTCCACAACTTCGCAGGAGGAAAGCACCGAGCTGACAACATCAACAACCAAGAGACCCTCGATCACGGAGAAGTACGAGCGCACCATCTCGCGTGAGACGCCAACTCCGGGCGGCAAACCGTCCTACATGAATCACACCGTAAGCTCGCTGGAGCACATGAACATGTCGTCACGGCGCGAGTCGGTCGACAATACCCTGCTGCAGCAGGAATTCGTGGAAACCACGGCCGTCAAGACGAGCAAGTTTGGCGTCGAGCTGAAGCGAACGGATTCGGGCCGTAACGTGCTGACGGGATCGCCGACGAAGCGCAAGAGCTCGGTCGATAGTCCGGTCATCGAGGACATCTTCGACTTGGAAGCGCTGGAGAAGATGCTGGAATCGGTGAACGGGTACGAGCAGCGTAGACGGATCAGGTCACAGATTCGGCTGGTGAAGAAGGCGGGCGAGAAGGTTACGACAACGacgaccacgacgacgacgatgcgtACGAACAGCAGGGTTCGGGATGCCAGCCCGAAGCGGAAGGAGCCGAGCCCAACGCGGGCTTCGTTGCGGAAGGGTTCGCAGGATACGGAGGTGAGGACGGTGAAGACTGTGGAGGTGGAGGCGAAGAAGTCCGAACCGGTTCAGCGCAGCGTGAGTCCGACCAAGTCGAAGCCGATGACGAATGGGAAGACTGTTACGAGCACCACGACTGTAACGACGAAGACGTCGAGATTCGGCGAGAAGGTTCCAGCGAAGGAGGTTAAGGATGATGGTAAGCCCATTTGGGCTACCGGGAATATTCTGAAGAAGGCGTCGGAAACGACGCGCACGTTCAAGACCAGTTCAACGACAAGCACGGCTACCAAGAAAGCGACTCCAGTGATGCGAGAGGTTCCGAAGGAAACCAAGCCGACGGATTGCATTACATCGAGCTACGGCGTTGGCCCGACCGACGAGAACGGACTGCCACTGTTTGGTATTCGAGCGCTGAAGAAGAAAGCGGCTCCCGCTTCGGATGTTGAGACCAAGATCACCGGATCGATCGTGACGGAAACGCTGTACTCGGAGAACGGATCGGCACCAGTTGGTGAACGCAAGACTACGGTTTACTCTTCGGATGCGAAGGACTTGGAGGAGCTGAACATTTCCGGCAGCAAGCGCAACCTGGCTGAAGTTCGCGAGAAGTTGCTGGAGCGCGAGAACTCACGCAAAGGATTGATTTCGCTGACGAAAACGGAAAAGATCGGAAACGGAAGCAGCCACGTGACGACCGAAATCGGAACCCTGGAAGACGTTCCCCAGCGCGAACCCAAGATCGTGCGCAAGGGATCAGTCAAAGAACTAACCGAGCGTTTCGTACACAAAGAATCATCCTCCTCCCTGCTCTCGGAGAAGACCTACCCGAAGGCCGGCCTCATCCTGCGCTCGTCCACCCAGAGCCACTCGAGCCGATCGTCAACCCCCTGCGAGATCAGCTCCATCCGGTCGGGCTCGATCGACTTTGACGAGAACGATGTCGAGCTGCGGTCGGGCGCCAAGTCGAGCACCGCAGTGCGCGAAAGCGTCGTCACGTCCACCAGCTCCTACGCGACGAACCAGGAAGAGGTCGAGGACGGGGGGGTGTTCTTCCGCAAGAGCAGCCGGCAGCAGCAGACGCGATCGTTCCTGAACGACGGCAGCCGAGTGTCCGGGGTGCAGGACGTGCTGGAGCGGATGCGCAATGCGGATAACG TGGAAGAGTCCGGTGACAGTGCGGAAGACCGCGAGGCTCGCGCCCTGCTGAACAAGTTCCTCGGCGCGTCCGTGCTGATGAGCGGCATGGAGTCGTTGCTGCCTGGTGGCGCCGCCAAGGGAGAGGACACCGAACCGGCGTCCGGCACGAAAAAG